In the genome of Candoia aspera isolate rCanAsp1 chromosome 4, rCanAsp1.hap2, whole genome shotgun sequence, the window AGTTTTCTTGCTTTTTGGTCCAAACTGTCCCGTTCAGCTTGCGTCCAGTTAATAATTCCAACAGTATATCCTATCACAGGTATGACTCAGGTATTGATAGTTTTGATGGTGTTTCTACCATTCGATTTTGTCTGTAGCAGTCTTCTCactctttggatgtattctttactaatcacatttttaacttgtgCACACTTGATGTTATTCAATTGTAAAATGTCCAGATACTTGTAGGCTTCGTCCTGATGGCTCCTGATGGTTTGGCCATTTGGCATTCCAATTCTGTTACTGTTCATGATTTTACCCTGATTTATTGCTACTGTAGCACAGTTCTCTAGGCCAAATTCCACTGCTACATCTAtgctaaaaattcttacagtatatgtcaatgactggattttaatttctgattttccataaagcttcagatcatccatataaagcaaatgtgagattttattagcattttttgctgtttgatagccaagatttgttttcttcaaaatcactGAAAGTGTGATCACGGCAATTACAAATAATAAGGGTGATAATGAGTTACCCTGGAAGATGCCTCTCCTGATGTTGACAagcccatatttttcatttctaaCCACCAGTTCTGTCTTTCAgtgcttcattattttttctacaaacatttaatgtttttactgataCCAGTTGTTtccaattaaaatgaattattattattattattattattattattattattattattatttgttgtcaAATTGGTAAAATAAATCTGGAATCATGATTGATAGTGTATAATTTTTCCTGAACTGTGGGACATGCTTTAGCGTATTTCAGGCTTCAATACaaaaagggagaaaggcaaaataGAAATAAGTGGGTGAGCCAGGATAAAAAGTAAATTTTATATTGtatcatttaaatataattatttataattactcTGCATATGTTTACTAATTGCAATGATTATTAATCTCACCTTAAAAATTACAAGTCAGTGATAACTAGAGGGGGAAACAGGTGCCTCATCTAAGTCTCTGTTGAGCAGCATGCAACAATAGAACTGCAGATTTGTACCACTCACCTAGTCTTCATGATTCTTTGAAAAATATGGAACAATAATTACTTTGCCAACTGCTTTGAAAactatgtataaataaaaattaaatactgcTTCTCTTATACTTTTTCCTTTCACACAGTTCATGTGAGAATCaactgaacctttttttttttttttttttttgctattcttGAGTTGGGGTTGATCACGCATTCATCCTGGTATCATGTTAGTAACACACAAATGGTTTGGAATCTCAGTATCTGAGGAGCATTTCTGCCTGTTTACACTTTCCTGAGTAATAGGATCTCCTGGGATAGTCTTTTGTCTGTACCAGAAGAGAGGGCAGACAAGTGTAAGACGGCCTtcttgggtttgcaactctgatTATAAAATGTTTTCCTCCGTAGAGCTGGACTGCCACTCACGTGTTTTTCCTTCCTGCACCCAGTGAAACTACTGGAGCTACTGAATTGATCACAAACAGCTTGATATATCTTAGGATTTGTTATCTTAAGAAATATCAGTTGCAAAGCATGTTCCATGTGTAATTTGCTCTTTTTTGTTGCATGTGAAAACTGACACAACTTTTCACTATTATCTAGGAGTTGGTGTCGATGATATGTTCATCCTGGTATCCTGTTGGCAGCATACAAAAGTGAAGGATAGCGTCAAAGACCGGATGGCTAACACTTATTCAGAGGCAGCTGTATCAGTTACCATCACAACTCTGACTGATATTTTAGCCTTCTACATTGGGATTGCAACTTCCTTCCCATCAATTAAGTCATTTTGCATCTATACAGGAACAGCTTTCGTTTTCTGCTATATATACAACCTGACGTTTCTTGGGGCTGTTCTAGCTCTGAATGGTAAAAGAGAAGCAAGTAACAGGCATTGGCTGACATTCATGAAAGTGACAGCAGAGCCCCAAGATTCTCGGAGCAATATGTATAACCGATGCTGCACAGGAGGACTTTATGACGAAGCTACTGGAACTGAGAATGAACATCCCATGAATGGTTTCTTTAGAAGGTATTATGGTCCCTTCCTTATGCACAATTGGAGTAAGGTGATTGTGGTAGTGCTGTATGTCACATACCTAGGAACTAGTATATATGGGTGCGCTTTAGTCCAAGAGGGAATAGATCTTCGAAATGTAGCAATAGATGATTCTTATATCATTCCATATTATGACTTTGAAGATGCATATCTTTCAGTGTATGGCCCAAGGATTATGGTAATAGTTACTGAAAGTATAGCGTATTGGAATGCATCGGTTCGTGCAGATCTTGAGAACTGTATGGATATTCTAGAAAATGCATTCCATGTGGAAAAGAATTTTACAGAGTCATGGCTGAGAATTTATCAGAATGTTGCTAAAGTCATGTCTCTGGATTTAAATGATCATGATGTATTCATTGCAAATTTACCTTCCCTGTTCCAAGTAAATTCAGAGTCTGAGTGGAATATTAATATCAGTGCAAAAGAAATAATAGCTTCTCGGTTCTTTATACAGACAGTCAATGTTGTATCTTCAGTGGATGAGAAAAATATCTTAACCCAGCTAAGACGTATTGCTAAGGACTGTAAGATACCACTAATGGTTTATCATCCAGCTTTTATACACTTTGATCAGTACCTTGTTATAACTAGTAATACCATTCAAAGTGTTCTGATTGCAACCGGAGCCATGTTAGTTATTTCTTTGCTGCTGATTCCCAGTCCTGTTTGCTCTTTGTGGGTAACTTTTGCTATTGGCTCTGTGGTTGTAGGTGTGACTGGTTACATGGCCTTCTGGAATGTGAATCTTGACTCCATATCTATGATCAATCTTGTTATTTCCATAGGATTTTCTGTAGACTATTCTGCTCATATATCTTATGCCTTTGTTTCCAATAGTAAACTCAGTGCAAATGATAAGGCAATAGATGCCCTTTTCCACCTTGGTTACCCAATTGTGCAGGCATCTTCCTCCACCCTTATAGGAATTTTAGTTCTTTCTATGGCAGCCACATATGTCTTTAGGACTTGCTTTAAGATAATgtttcttgttattatttttgggTCTGTTCATGGTCTCGTATTCATTCCtgtgtttttaacattttttcatTATTGTGCTTGATTGTCAAATAGACACTACCAAAACAATGGCCAGTACTCTGAAAATTACTCAGTGTAGGAAGGAGcttgttttaaatgaaaacatgGGACTGCTAATTACTAATAGAGAAAAATAAGCTAAAACTTCCTCCATTTCAGGAAGATCAAATTGCCCCTAACAGTCTTATGAGTTGTTGTATATTAATCagaaaaaatggatggagaaagccTATTTTATAATAGGCTGTTCAAGATTAATTAGAACAATTCTTATggcatattgtatttatttatgcatagtGTGGTATACTCAAGATTAATGTAAAGTGGGATCAGGATTGTTCAGATGCCCATAAAATGAAAGTATTCAGTTTAATGCCATGTGGTGGTGATTGTCACCAAGTACATGTGGAAGAATGAAGTTAAGCACAGAAAGAAAAGTGTGATGCCTGGTAGTATCATGACCAGAGGGCATGGCAAGTCAGATTTGTAAAGAATTTAGGCTCATCTGATATTGAGGTAAGGCTTTGTGCTTAGGGAGTATATTGTAAGCTTTCTCAATTTGTACTTCATGCCCATCAGTAATGGGAAGAGGACAAGCAGGCCATATTCTGGCAACAAAGCAAGCCTAGCTTTTATTGCAAACATTGCAAACAGCTGCAGACCACCCATGTGTTGTCTTATATTTCCCATGTCATCAAATTTTTCTGGATGAAATACACCTAAAGTGaatccatgtattttttttaagtttctctcTGCAGCTTGTCTTGGCTGAAAGAAGCATTGTACCATATTTAGGTAATGTGGTaactacaaataaataacaaatggaTAGTTTGTAGCCACACAGAATGCATGGTGGGAATTTCAGATACATTTATAGGTAACTGTACTGTAAACCAAATTGATATATTATCCAAAGATGTTCTCAGGACAAGGTAGCAGATGGAAATATTGGCAAGCATCATAGACTTGACTCCTTATATGTTGAAGATGTTAGATTAAGAATACCCTATGCAAAATAATGAGCCTAGTATCAATAGAGTAGAATTTTACATGAATCTGAAAGCTGAGATAGGTTATTCAGCTTTTCAtgataaatttcattttgttatttatttcatttgatatttgcattttcctccctctcttttcaAAGGTGAATGAGTATTAGCTGTCTAAACACAAATACCACTAAATGGTACTGTGGGAAGAAGATATGAGCAAGAAAATAGCTGCTTTTTGGTTTTCCCCCCCAGTATTGTGTGTGGCCAGGCTTCCTATTTAAATATCATTCCAGATACTTTTTTGATAATGGAGGACTGACTCTTCATTACCAAAATACTTTACACACTGTAATAATGATTCCACTTCAAGAAAAGTTGTaacagcttttgtttgtttgttgtttgattTCTGTCCTGTCTTTCATCTGAGAGCTCAAGGCAGACTTATGTGAGGACATATAAGCCTGcaggctggtggtggtggtggtggtggtggagagatACCACATGGATCATGATGTCTGTCCTGTCTTTCATCTGAGAGCTCAAGGCAGGCTTATGTGAGGACACACAAGGCTGcaggctggtggtggtggtggagagatACCACATggatcatgatgtcattgtggttTCTGCTAGATGCCTCTGCGTGGAGACTTCCCTTCATGTTATCCCACAGCAGAACCCTGTGACTTAGGAAAGTCACATTTTTGTCATTTATTAACATATTTACCCTACccaacaataaaacagaaaaaagccaaCACATCATTTAAAACATAATGAAAACACAAAAATCTTAATAAAGCAGAACTTGTTCAACCAATTTAATTGTTTAGCTAACATTAGCTAAGTTTATCAACCAATAATTTGCTGCATTAAATGTTGGCAGAAGGTTAACAAACAGGGAGCATGCCTGATTTTCATTGGCAGGGAGTGGCAAGCACCAGAGAGAAGGCCTGCTTTCCCACAGGTGCACCTCTGATGACCAAGGGCTGTTGCCAAAGGCCCATGGAGACCCGCCACCTGAGGCAGGAGGGgctttttgctgctgtttttctaCCGCTGCCTTGATGTGCTTCTCGTATCTTCTTTCCTGGTGGTGGCAATGCCACCTCCCACCCTCCAGCTGGCCATCTACAGAGGCTGCTCTGAGGCAACCATCTCACAATGTTTTTCCTGAGGCTCCCCCAAAGCAACCAACTAGAGGGTGGCCAGCAGTGCAGCCAGCTGCTCTGGAGAACTGTCCCATAGGTACAGTGAATCAGCTGCTCCAGGTAGCAGACTGGGAAGACGGCACATAGAGGGCTTGGCCCAATTCATTGCCCATTCATCCTGGTGTGCCACTGGAAGCTCCTGCCTTATTTTGCCAAATAGTAGGATCAGCCCTGCCTGCAGATCTTAAAGCTTAGGCAGTCCATAAAGAAGGGCATCATTTTccaaaaacagctttaaaaatgaTGATCAACTGTAAGGTGtgcctgtaaaaaaaataaattagccaGGACAGGTTGCATATCTAGTTTAGCTAGACGTAACTAAGACATACATTGCCATGAGTATATCTGACATTTATGGGAATGCACAAGTTAGCATGCTAGCCTTTGCTGCATGGATGCATGCTTATCCAGCATCAAATCTAGGAATTCAGACTTTGAGCTGAATCTAACAGTATCTTCCAACTATGAACATGGCTCTTACTGAGAAGGTGCATGTGGTAAAAACCTCTACAACACAGATTCCTTGATCTGCCTTCTGGCTTACAAGAAATACTCCTGTCTTACCTCAGTTAAGCTTCacataatgtacagtatatgacatTAATTGAGTTACAATGGAATCTCAAACCTGGAAAACAATCTCTTCTTCCTTCATGCCTGACTATGGTGAAATGCCATCTGCTGACATGTCAAGAGGTATTTGTATCTTCTCACACTGCAGGAGAAACAGGTGGGTATGAGGGAATAATTTTCACTTCCACCTCCTTCTCTCTGCACAGCAGCCAAACGAGTTCCCATCTGTATTTTAAAGTAAAAGAATCCAGAAACAAGTTTCCTAGTTTAATGAGCACCAGAAGTGAGCAACTTTTCAGTTGGAAAAGTCTGAATGGGCAAGAGAGATACCAACTAACTTGGATAGCCAGAAAAGATGAAATTCAGGGAAGACCAAATTAAAGGCATATAaaagaaacattaaataaaaatttacttTAGGAATTGCTCTTTCTCACAGGGTGTCAGCCACTTCTGGCTGGAGCTGCTTTCTCATTGAAAGAACAGGACCATAGCTTGGGGATCCTCTTTAAAGTAAAGGGGAGCAATGCCGCTTCTCCAGCAGATGCTGTGCAGTGAGGCCGGCTGCGCTGAACAGAGCTTGCTACCCTTCTGTGCACAACACTGCGGGGCATCTGACAGCATGTTGGCTATCGCAAGGAAGGCTTCCAAACGGGGGGGGAAATCCCTTCTAATCTAGGATTTAAAAAGCAGTCTCGTTTCGGGTTCCTGGGAAATTCCCTCAGGAAGGTAAATGTCACCGGAGGTGAAGCGGGAATTGAATTAGTTTGACTTTGGCTCCCTCCTCCACATTTCTGGCGCATCCACAGCCTGCCAGCAGAGCATTTCCCCAACGACGAAGACAACGCTCAAACCGGCTGCCTAGCTGGGCTTTTCCCCGTCTTTCCTACGGCCGTGGCTGTATGACTGCAAAAAACAGCGGGCCGCTTCCTCCGCCAGAGTGGGAGGAAAAACAGTAAAAGAGCAGCCCTTACCCAGGCTTATTCCGAAGTCGCTGCGCAGCTTCACGCCGCTTCTTGTGCACCGAACTGAGAGCGCCCCTTCACCGGCCGCGAAGTCCTGGTGGTGGCACCAGCCCGAAGTAGCGCCGGAAAAGACGCTGCCACACCGGCTGCGTGCAGCGGCCCCTCTCGCGTGCGCTCCGTGCCCTGGGCGCCCTGGCACCACTCGTGGCCCTTCCTGCCATTGCCCGGGGCGCTCTCGGTCGCGCTAGGCACCCGCTTCGTCGGCCTGCCCGGCCGCGCGGTTGACCGCCTCGAGGAACAAGTTCGCGCCTGTCGACGGCCCGGCCAAGAGGGAAAGGGCGCTTCGTGCAGGCGCACTTCCCAGCCGACGAGGCCCGTCGCTTTCCTGCGCAGAGGCTGAGCACGAGGGCTCCTTCGCGTCCTTCAGCGCCGTGGCGGCCCGAGACGGCGACTCGCTGCTGACGCGGGCGGCTTTCGCCGAACTGCTGGTGCTGGCCCGGGCCGTGCGCGGCATCCGGGCGGCGGGGCTCACCTCTGACTGCCTCTGCGCGCGCAGCAACGGCTCCTGCGGCAGCCCCGACCGGCTCCTGAGCGCCGTCCGCGGCGCCCCGGCCGAGGTCGAGGCGCTGCTGCTCCACCTGACCTTCCCGGTCTTCCGCGGGCGGCCGTTCCTGGGCTTCTTCCTTGCGGGGGAGGGGGTCACTCTGGGCCCGGGCGTTGAGCCTGCGCGCCCGCGGCCCGAGCGCTGCGCCTCAGTTACTCCCTGCGGGAAGAGAAGACGATCCCTCGGAGCGGGCGGCCAGCGCGCTCTGGCTGGAGGCCTTTCTGGAGGCATCCCCCGAGCGCTGGACGCCTGAACCTGACCTCAATCCAAGTAAATGATGTCTTCCTGTAGCCTCACTCCATAAGGAACTAGTAGGTACTTTTTAGATACGGTATCGATCGTTATAGAGCATGCATACAGTTACCTTCAATTGAAATAAAAGCCTCCTATGGTTCTTTCACCTATGGTTCTTTCAGATTGAAAGAAGCACTACAAATTATCAGCAAACAgaactttcttttcatttctttaaaatttggCAGGATTCATCTCTTTAGAATAATATTTTTGCCTGGAAATTCCATCTCATTTTGTTgaagttttttctttcttaaagggAAACACAGCCACATTTCATATTCCCATGGAAGACACAAAACTGAATTTGATGCTTATATTGCtcaaataaagcttttaaaatctaCCAGCAATCTCCTGTTATTACTGGGTGATTTTCACTGACTTTGCTCTAATACTGTATAAAACGAATCCTAATTCTATAGCAAAGGGCAAACCTCTTGTACCATAAATTTGTAGTAAGGGTCTAGAAGGAAATCAGTGTCCCAACCATAAAGAGGTTTATAGATACTCAACAGCATCTTGAATCGGCCCAGAAGCCAagtggcagccagtgcagctcctgcagaAGGACTGGGTTTGGTTTTTGTAAACCAGCTAATCTGGTCAGGAAACAGGCCGTTGCATTCTGTTCCAGTTACAGCTTCCCAGTAACCTTCTATGGCAGCCCCACAGAAAGCAAATAGTAGTAGTCTAACTGAGAGATGAGAAGAACATGAGTTAgtgtccaggaaggggcataactgacAGACCTACATTTTTTACTTAATTTTAGGTAAAGAAGCAAAACATCGGGTGGCAAGCAATGTTGTTAAATCCTTGTTGCCATTTCTTCTAATGTTTgttatacaaaacaaaaacaggaattataaaatatattcaagGGCCCgcaaaatcaaatttatttgcCAGAtgttgaagatatttgcaaaaatttacaacagtgtcactcttctcattattttttatttgttaaaaatatataggtttttttttcatgaaaaatattttatttatgttaatatctaatgagtttcatattgttatttttgttgttgttgtttattcgtttagtcgcttccgactcttcgtgacttcatggaccagcccacgccagagcttcctgtcggtcgtcaacacccccagctcccccagggacgagtccgtcacctctagaatatcatccatccatcttgcccttggtcggcccctcttcctttcgccttccactctccctagcatcagcatcttctccagggtgtcctgtcttctcattatgtggccaaagtatttcagtttggcctttaatatcattccctcaagtgagcagtctggctttatttcctggaggatggactggttggatcttcttgcagtccaaggcactctcagaattttcctccaacaccacagttcaaaagcatcgatcttccttcgctcacccttccttatggtccagctctcgcagccatatgttactacagggaacaccattgctttaactatgcgggcctttgttgtcagtgtgatgtctctgctcttaactattttatcaagatttgtcattgctcttcttccaaggattaagcgtcttctgatttcctgactgcagtcagcatctgcagtaatctttgcacctaggaatacaaagtctttcactgcttctacattttctccctctatttgccagttatcaatcaagctggttgccataatcttggtttttctgaggtttagctgcaaaccagcttttgcactttcttctttcaccttcatcataaggctcctcagttccttttcactttcagccatcaaagtggtatcatctgcatatctgagattgttaatgtttcttccagcgattttaactccagccttggattcttcaaggccagcttgtcgcatgatgtgttctgcatacaagttgaataggtagggtgagagtatacagccctgccgtactcctttcccaatcttaaaccagtctgttgttccgtggtctgttcttactgttgctacttggtcgttatacagattcttcaggaggcatacaagatgacttggtatccccataccactaagaacttgccacaatttgttatggtccacacagtcaaaggctttagaatagtcaataaaacagaaatagatgtttttctgaaactccctggctttttccattatccagcagatattggcaatttggtctctagttcctctgccttttctaaacccagcttgtacgtctggcaattctcgctccatgaactgctgaagtctaccttgcaggatcttgagcattaccttactggcatgtgaaatgagtgccactgttcgatagtttgaacattctttagtgtttcccttttttggtatggggatataagttgattttttccagtctgatggccattcttgtgttttccaaatttgctggcatatagcatgcattaccttgacagcatcatcttgcaagattttgaacagttcagctgggatgccgtcgtctcctgttgccttgttattagcaatgcttcttaaggcccattcaacctcactcttcaggatgtctggctctagctcaccgaccacactgtcaaagctatccccgatattgttatccttcctatacaggtcttctgtatattcttgccaccttttcttgatctcttcttcttctgttaggtccttgccatctttgtttttgatcatacccatttttgcctggaatttacctccaatgtttctaattttctggaagaggtctcttgtccttcctattctattgtcttcttccacttccgcgcattgcttgtttaaaaataattccttatctcttctggctaacctctggaattttgcatttaattgggcacatctccccctatc includes:
- the LOC134497672 gene encoding patched domain-containing protein 3-like, giving the protein MAPRGCQTDCAEKPLSRALRALGASVGSHPWPFLLVPLLLSGALATGFIFLPSRQPNDLEEQFTPLHGPAKSERSFVQRHFRTDDSKSFSAERLSTQGSYATLIAVADRDSLLTRAAFAELLALDRAVRGIRAAGVPFDRLCARSNGSCVSPNPLLSAVRGNPAEIEALLPHLTFPVFRGRLFLGFFLGKVTLGPGAEPARPLLAARALRLIYFLREHDPSDRKASMLWLEAFMERIPEVLGALNLTVIKVAHFTSLSRQKEFEKLATGVIPLVSIAYILTILFSIVSCTRLDCVRTKLWVALFGVISAGLSVISSFGLLLLYGVPFVITAANSPFLILGVGVDDMFILVSCWQHTKVKDSVKDRMANTYSEAAVSVTITTLTDILAFYIGIATSFPSIKSFCIYTGTAFVFCYIYNLTFLGAVLALNGKREASNRHWLTFMKVTAEPQDSRSNMYNRCCTGGLYDEATGTENEHPMNGFFRRYYGPFLMHNWSKVIVVVLYVTYLGTSIYGCALVQEGIDLRNVAIDDSYIIPYYDFEDAYLSVYGPRIMVIVTESIAYWNASVRADLENCMDILENAFHVEKNFTESWLRIYQNVAKVMSLDLNDHDVFIANLPSLFQVNSESEWNINISAKEIIASRFFIQTVNVVSSVDEKNILTQLRRIAKDCKIPLMVYHPAFIHFDQYLVITSNTIQSVLIATGAMLVISLLLIPSPVCSLWVTFAIGSVVVGVTGYMAFWNVNLDSISMINLVISIGFSVDYSAHISYAFVSNSKLSANDKAIDALFHLGYPIVQASSSTLIGILVLSMAATYVFRTCFKIMFLVIIFGSVHGLVFIPVFLTFFHYCA